In Mycobacterium sp. JS623, one genomic interval encodes:
- a CDS encoding polyketide cyclase / dehydrase and lipid transport has protein sequence MNSIQIADETFVAADPAEVGRAIGDPASWRRWWPDLLLTVVEDRGAAGHRWTVAGALTGTMEIWLEPVLDGVVLHYFLHAEPAGVAAWQLAKMNLARMNHRRRVAGKNMAFEVKRTLEATRPVGVSRLA, from the coding sequence ATGAACAGCATCCAGATCGCGGACGAGACGTTCGTTGCGGCCGATCCCGCCGAGGTGGGCCGGGCCATCGGCGACCCCGCGAGCTGGCGCCGGTGGTGGCCCGACCTGCTGCTGACAGTCGTCGAGGACCGCGGAGCGGCGGGGCACCGCTGGACGGTGGCCGGCGCGCTGACCGGGACCATGGAGATCTGGCTGGAGCCCGTTCTGGACGGGGTGGTGCTGCACTATTTCCTGCACGCTGAACCCGCGGGGGTGGCGGCGTGGCAGCTGGCCAAGATGAACCTGGCGAGGATGAATCATCGCCGCCGGGTGGCGGGTAAGAACATGGCGTTCGAGGTGAAGCGGACACTCGAGGCGACACGCCCGGTGGGCGTCTCGCGCCTGGCCTGA
- a CDS encoding SRPBCC family protein yields the protein MADKTAQTIYIDADPSTVMDVIADIGSYPDWVAEYKETEVLEADAEGYPKTARLVLDATVLKDTMVLAYDWPADRGSVKWSLVSSSLLKSLDGAYRLSPKGSGTDVTYELSVDLIIPMIGLLKRKAERRLTDTALKDLKKRVEAE from the coding sequence GTGGCGGACAAGACGGCGCAGACCATCTACATCGATGCCGATCCTTCAACGGTGATGGACGTCATCGCCGACATCGGCTCCTACCCGGACTGGGTCGCCGAGTACAAGGAGACCGAGGTACTCGAGGCCGACGCCGAGGGTTATCCCAAGACCGCTCGCCTGGTGTTGGACGCCACCGTCCTCAAGGACACCATGGTGCTGGCCTACGACTGGCCCGCCGACCGCGGATCAGTGAAGTGGAGCCTGGTGTCCAGCTCGTTGCTGAAGTCGTTGGACGGCGCATATCGGCTGTCGCCCAAGGGTTCTGGCACCGATGTCACCTACGAACTCTCGGTCGATCTGATCATCCCGATGATCGGGCTACTCAAGCGCAAGGCCGAGCGCAGGCTGACGGATACCGCATTGAAGGACCTCAAGAAACGAGTAGAGGCTGAGTGA
- a CDS encoding AMP-dependent synthetase/ligase, translating to MREFSVPATFTVGEHDSIVSSVFSHERDDPDHVIFQRLVDGAWTDVTCKEAANQIRSAALGLIAEGVRAGDRVAVFSATRYEWPILDLAILAVGALTVPIYETSSAEQVRFVLQDSAAVLIFAETDAHADKIEHLEKELPSLRKVYRIDGSGTPALEALTEAGKSVDPKELDDRLAGISSAAPATLIYTSGTTGRPKGCQLTHSNLMYEIRGAKDCFPALLDKGERMLVFLPLAHVLARAITLACFANKVTLGFTSDIKNLVPTFGVFKPTLVVSVPRVFEKVYNTAEQNARNDGKGAIFERAVNTAIEYSQAQDSGGAGLLLRAKHALFDRLVYGKLRAALGGNCRGAISGGAPLGARLGHFYRGVGLTIYEGYGLTETSAAITVNRIDDVKVGSVGKLVPGNSMRLADDDELLVKGGVVFSGYWHNEEETEAVFSDGWFHTGDLGAIDDDGFLTIVGRKKEIIVTAGGKNVAPALLEDRLRAHPLISQAMCVGDAQPFIAALITIDPEAFPGWKQRHGKDAGATVGDLATDPDLMAEIELAIKEANQAVSKAEAIRKFRILPVDFTEDTGELTPTLKVKRNVVAEKFASDIDALYS from the coding sequence GTGCGCGAATTCAGTGTGCCCGCCACGTTCACCGTCGGTGAGCACGACAGCATCGTCAGCTCCGTGTTCAGCCACGAACGCGACGATCCGGACCACGTGATCTTCCAGCGCCTGGTCGATGGTGCATGGACCGACGTCACGTGCAAGGAGGCGGCCAACCAGATCCGTTCGGCCGCACTGGGTTTGATCGCTGAGGGCGTAAGGGCCGGCGACCGGGTGGCGGTATTTTCCGCGACCCGCTACGAGTGGCCGATCCTGGACCTCGCGATTTTGGCCGTTGGCGCTCTCACGGTGCCGATCTACGAGACCAGCTCGGCCGAACAGGTGCGATTCGTACTCCAGGATTCCGCCGCTGTGCTGATCTTCGCCGAGACCGATGCGCACGCCGACAAGATCGAGCACCTCGAGAAAGAGCTGCCCAGCCTGCGCAAGGTGTACCGGATCGACGGTTCGGGCACGCCTGCGCTGGAGGCGCTGACCGAGGCCGGCAAGTCCGTCGACCCGAAAGAACTGGACGACCGGCTGGCGGGCATCTCGTCGGCCGCGCCTGCGACGCTGATCTACACCTCGGGCACCACCGGCAGGCCCAAGGGCTGCCAGCTCACCCATTCCAATCTGATGTACGAAATCCGCGGCGCCAAGGACTGCTTCCCCGCCCTGCTGGACAAGGGCGAGCGGATGCTGGTGTTCCTGCCGCTGGCGCACGTGCTGGCGCGTGCGATCACGTTGGCGTGCTTCGCCAATAAGGTGACGCTCGGGTTCACCAGTGACATCAAGAATTTGGTGCCGACGTTCGGGGTGTTCAAACCGACGCTGGTGGTTTCGGTGCCGCGGGTGTTCGAGAAGGTCTACAACACCGCCGAGCAGAACGCGCGCAACGACGGCAAGGGTGCGATCTTCGAGCGCGCGGTCAACACCGCCATCGAGTACAGCCAGGCTCAGGACTCGGGCGGTGCCGGTCTGCTGTTGCGCGCCAAACATGCGCTGTTCGACCGGTTGGTGTACGGCAAGCTGCGTGCCGCGCTCGGCGGCAACTGCCGCGGCGCGATCTCGGGCGGGGCTCCGCTGGGCGCACGGCTCGGCCACTTCTACCGCGGCGTCGGCCTGACCATCTACGAGGGCTACGGGCTCACCGAGACCAGCGCGGCGATCACCGTGAACCGGATCGACGACGTGAAGGTCGGCTCGGTCGGAAAGCTGGTGCCCGGCAACAGCATGCGGCTAGCCGACGACGATGAACTACTCGTCAAGGGCGGCGTGGTGTTCAGCGGCTACTGGCACAACGAGGAAGAGACCGAGGCCGTCTTCTCCGACGGCTGGTTCCACACCGGCGATCTCGGCGCGATCGACGACGACGGCTTCCTGACCATCGTCGGTCGCAAGAAGGAGATCATCGTCACCGCGGGTGGCAAGAACGTCGCGCCCGCGCTGTTGGAGGATAGGCTGCGCGCGCACCCGCTGATCAGTCAGGCGATGTGCGTCGGCGATGCGCAACCGTTCATCGCCGCGCTGATCACCATCGACCCCGAGGCCTTCCCCGGCTGGAAGCAGCGCCACGGCAAGGACGCAGGAGCCACAGTCGGCGATCTGGCTACCGATCCCGATCTGATGGCCGAAATCGAGCTGGCCATCAAGGAGGCCAACCAGGCGGTGTCCAAGGCGGAGGCGATCCGCAAGTTCCGCATCCTGCCAGTCGATTTCACCGAGGACACCGGTGAGCTGACGCCGACGCTGAAGGTCAAGCGCAATGTGGTCGCCGAGAAGTTCGCCAGCGACATCGACGCGTTGTACAGCTAA
- the trpD gene encoding anthranilate phosphoribosyltransferase, which translates to MSDNRRVTSSDAPTWPQVLGRLTTGQALLGGQAAWAMDQIMTGAATPAQIAGFGVAMKMKRPTSGEVTELADTMLKHARRVPTDLPGAMIGNDTVDVVGTGGDGANTVNLSTMAAIVVAAAGVPVIKHGNRAASSLSGGADTLEALGVRIDLGPDDVARSVAEVGIGFAFAPQFHPSYRHAGVVRREIGVPTVFNLLGPLTNPASPRAGLIGCAWGELAEVMAGVFATRRSSVLVVHGDDGLDELTTTTTSTIWRVQAGTVERLTFDPAAFGFARAHISELVGGDAESNAAEVRSVFSGAKGPVRDAVVLNAAGAMVAHAGLASDAKWVPAWESGLARAAEAIDSGAAEKLLARWVGFTQKV; encoded by the coding sequence ATTAGTGATAATCGGCGGGTGACTTCTTCCGACGCTCCGACGTGGCCCCAGGTTCTCGGCCGCTTGACCACAGGTCAGGCGCTGCTCGGTGGACAGGCCGCCTGGGCGATGGACCAGATCATGACCGGCGCGGCGACTCCCGCGCAGATCGCGGGCTTCGGCGTGGCGATGAAAATGAAGCGGCCGACGTCGGGTGAGGTGACCGAGCTGGCCGACACGATGCTCAAGCACGCACGGCGAGTGCCGACCGATCTACCGGGGGCGATGATCGGCAACGACACCGTTGACGTGGTCGGCACCGGCGGCGACGGGGCAAACACCGTCAACCTCTCGACGATGGCGGCGATCGTGGTGGCCGCGGCCGGAGTTCCGGTGATCAAACACGGCAACCGGGCGGCATCGTCGCTGTCCGGCGGCGCCGACACGCTCGAGGCGCTCGGCGTGCGCATCGACCTGGGGCCCGACGATGTCGCCCGCAGCGTGGCCGAAGTCGGCATCGGCTTCGCGTTCGCCCCGCAGTTCCATCCGTCGTACCGGCACGCGGGGGTGGTGCGCCGCGAGATCGGGGTGCCGACGGTCTTCAATCTGCTTGGGCCGCTGACCAATCCGGCCTCACCACGAGCAGGCCTGATCGGCTGCGCATGGGGCGAACTTGCCGAGGTGATGGCCGGGGTGTTCGCCACCCGCCGGTCCAGCGTGCTGGTGGTGCACGGAGACGACGGGTTGGACGAACTCACCACCACGACGACGAGCACCATCTGGCGGGTGCAGGCCGGCACCGTCGAGCGGCTGACTTTCGATCCGGCGGCCTTCGGGTTCGCGCGTGCCCACATCTCCGAGTTGGTCGGCGGCGACGCGGAATCCAATGCCGCGGAAGTCCGTTCGGTGTTCAGCGGGGCGAAGGGTCCGGTCCGCGATGCGGTCGTACTCAACGCGGCTGGCGCGATGGTGGCTCACGCGGGTCTAGCCAGCGACGCCAAATGGGTGCCCGCCTGGGAGTCGGGACTGGCCCGCGCCGCCGAGGCGATCGACTCCGGGGCGGCCGAAAAGCTGCTCGCGCGTTGGGTGGGGTTCACTCAAAAGGTCTGA
- a CDS encoding ArsA family ATPase yields the protein MSSRAPTNARISLFVGKGGVGKSTLATATAVRDARAGQRVLIVSTDQAHSIGDVLGTTVTPTGLREPTRVLADDADVGGGFLDALALDTLALLETRWRQIAGLLSGRFPESDVGDIAPEELSALPGIQEVLGLHEVGELAASGDWDHVVVDCASTADALRMLTLPATFGLYLERAWPRHRRLSTGADDARAAAIIELVERIHAGTEQLGSLLTDGERVSAYLVMTAERVVAAEAVRTLGSLALMGVRVDELIVNQILIQDDSFEYRNLPEHPAFDWYSERISEQRVVLDELDTTIGDVKLVLVPHLAGEPIGPKALGELLDSARRRDGSPPPGPLRPIVDRESGTGLESVYRLRLELPQVDSAALTLGRVDDDLIIGAGGMRRRVRLASVLRRCVVMDAQLKGSELTVRFRPNPEVWPA from the coding sequence GTGAGTTCGCGTGCCCCGACTAACGCCCGGATCAGTCTCTTCGTCGGCAAGGGCGGGGTAGGTAAGTCAACATTGGCCACCGCCACCGCGGTGCGCGACGCGCGCGCCGGGCAGCGGGTGCTGATCGTTTCGACCGATCAGGCGCATTCGATCGGCGACGTGCTCGGCACCACCGTCACTCCGACCGGTCTTCGTGAGCCCACCCGGGTGCTGGCCGACGACGCCGACGTCGGTGGCGGCTTCCTCGATGCGCTTGCCCTGGACACGCTCGCGCTGCTGGAGACGCGGTGGCGCCAGATCGCAGGCCTGCTGTCCGGCCGTTTTCCCGAGTCGGATGTGGGAGACATTGCCCCAGAAGAACTTTCGGCGTTGCCGGGCATCCAGGAGGTGCTCGGCCTTCACGAGGTCGGCGAACTCGCCGCGTCGGGAGACTGGGACCACGTGGTGGTCGACTGTGCGTCCACCGCTGATGCGCTACGGATGCTGACGTTGCCCGCGACCTTCGGGCTGTACCTGGAGCGCGCCTGGCCGCGGCACAGACGACTGTCCACCGGTGCCGACGATGCCCGCGCCGCGGCGATCATCGAACTCGTCGAGCGCATCCATGCCGGCACCGAGCAGCTTGGGTCATTGCTCACCGACGGCGAACGCGTCAGCGCATACCTGGTGATGACGGCTGAGCGGGTGGTCGCGGCGGAAGCAGTCCGCACGCTGGGCTCGCTTGCCCTGATGGGCGTGCGGGTCGACGAGCTGATCGTCAATCAGATTCTGATTCAAGATGATTCGTTCGAGTACCGGAATTTGCCCGAGCATCCTGCCTTCGATTGGTACTCGGAGCGCATCTCCGAGCAACGGGTGGTGCTCGACGAGCTGGACACCACCATCGGTGATGTGAAGCTCGTGCTCGTTCCCCACCTCGCGGGGGAGCCGATCGGCCCCAAGGCGCTCGGCGAATTGCTCGACAGCGCGCGGCGGCGCGACGGATCGCCACCGCCGGGTCCGCTGCGGCCGATCGTCGACCGGGAATCCGGAACTGGACTCGAATCGGTGTACCGGTTGCGGCTAGAGTTGCCGCAGGTCGATTCCGCCGCATTGACGTTGGGACGGGTCGACGACGACTTGATCATCGGCGCAGGCGGTATGCGGCGCCGGGTTCGGCTGGCATCTGTCCTGCGGCGGTGCGTGGTGATGGATGCGCAGCTAAAGGGCAGTGAACTGACCGTGCGATTTCGACCGAATCCGGAGGTGTGGCCAGCATGA
- the ripC gene encoding peptidoglycan hydrolase RipC has product MRLARTHRFTRRFKRPLIGAIAGLTVFGGIVAGNVQADPADDALAKLNELSRQAEQTTEAMHSAQLDLNNKLAAQQAAEAKHAADVAAVDSAKSQLATFQMSVDKLAAAQYMGGRTDGLDAMLTASSPQGLIDQLAVQRVMASEMSAQMKSYRDIGQQAALAEQASAKSAADAKTAAEQAAAVRADLQSKQSKLQVQIAIVKSQYEVLTPAQRDALAALPPIPAPPPPDAAPPADPNILAAPPEGIPPGDVAPPGAEPGGGSPEAATVIQAALSRIGSPYVWGGSGPGQFDCSGLVMWSFQQAGISLPHSSQALAQGGQPVSMDQMQPGDLVTYYSDASHVGIYIGDGMMVHASTFGVPVRVAPVDNAPIHNVRRY; this is encoded by the coding sequence TTGAGGCTCGCCCGCACGCACCGGTTCACCCGTCGTTTTAAGCGACCCCTAATTGGTGCGATAGCAGGGTTAACGGTGTTCGGCGGCATTGTCGCTGGCAATGTGCAGGCCGACCCCGCTGATGACGCGTTGGCAAAACTCAATGAGTTGTCTCGGCAAGCCGAACAAACAACGGAAGCGATGCATTCGGCACAGCTGGATTTGAATAACAAGCTGGCAGCGCAGCAGGCCGCCGAAGCAAAACACGCGGCCGACGTAGCAGCGGTCGACTCCGCGAAATCGCAATTGGCAACGTTCCAGATGTCGGTCGACAAGTTAGCTGCCGCGCAATACATGGGCGGCAGGACCGACGGCCTCGACGCGATGCTCACCGCCAGCTCGCCGCAGGGTCTGATCGATCAGCTCGCGGTCCAGCGTGTGATGGCGTCCGAAATGTCGGCGCAGATGAAGAGCTACCGCGACATCGGCCAGCAGGCCGCGCTCGCCGAGCAGGCATCCGCCAAGTCCGCCGCCGACGCCAAGACCGCCGCCGAGCAGGCTGCCGCGGTGCGGGCCGACCTGCAATCCAAGCAAAGCAAGCTGCAGGTGCAGATCGCGATCGTCAAATCCCAGTACGAGGTACTGACCCCCGCCCAGCGTGACGCGCTCGCGGCCCTGCCGCCCATTCCGGCGCCACCGCCACCGGACGCGGCGCCGCCGGCTGATCCCAACATCTTGGCTGCCCCGCCAGAGGGCATTCCGCCTGGTGACGTGGCACCGCCGGGTGCCGAACCCGGGGGCGGATCGCCCGAGGCGGCCACCGTCATCCAGGCCGCGCTGAGCCGGATCGGCTCTCCTTACGTCTGGGGCGGCTCGGGCCCGGGCCAATTCGACTGCTCCGGACTGGTGATGTGGTCCTTCCAGCAGGCAGGCATCTCGTTGCCGCACTCCAGCCAGGCGCTCGCTCAGGGCGGGCAGCCGGTGTCGATGGATCAGATGCAGCCGGGCGACCTGGTGACGTACTACTCCGACGCGTCGCACGTAGGCATCTATATCGGCGACGGCATGATGGTGCACGCCTCGACCTTCGGCGTGCCGGTGCGGGTCGCCCCCGTCGACAATGCGCCGATCCACAACGTCCGCCGCTACTGA
- the ctaE gene encoding aa3-type cytochrome oxidase subunit III, translating into MTSAVGTSGTAITSRVHSLNRPNMVSVGTIVWLSSELMFFAGLFAMYFTARAQAAGDWPPHPTELNLYQAVPVTLVLIASSFTCQMGVFAAERGDVFGLRRWYFITFLMGAFFVGGQAYEYYHLVSHGTTIPGSAYGSVFYLATGFHGLHVIGGLIAFIFLLARTTMSKFTPAQATAAIVVSYYWHFVDIVWIALFATIYFVR; encoded by the coding sequence GTGACGAGCGCTGTAGGGACCTCGGGAACCGCCATCACGTCGCGAGTACATTCGCTGAACCGGCCCAATATGGTCAGTGTCGGCACCATTGTCTGGCTGTCCAGCGAGCTGATGTTCTTTGCTGGGCTGTTCGCGATGTATTTCACGGCACGTGCCCAGGCCGCAGGTGACTGGCCTCCGCACCCCACCGAGCTGAACCTGTATCAGGCCGTGCCGGTGACGCTGGTGCTGATCGCCTCGTCGTTCACGTGCCAGATGGGTGTGTTCGCCGCCGAGCGCGGCGACGTGTTCGGGCTGCGGCGCTGGTACTTCATCACGTTCTTGATGGGCGCGTTCTTCGTCGGCGGCCAGGCCTACGAGTACTACCACCTGGTCTCCCACGGAACGACCATTCCGGGCAGCGCCTACGGCTCGGTGTTCTACCTGGCGACCGGGTTCCACGGCCTGCACGTCATCGGCGGTCTGATCGCGTTCATCTTCCTGCTCGCGCGCACCACGATGAGTAAGTTCACCCCGGCGCAGGCCACCGCGGCGATCGTCGTCTCGTACTACTGGCATTTCGTCGACATCGTGTGGATTGCGCTGTTCGCCACCATCTACTTCGTCCGATGA
- the qcrC gene encoding cytochrome bc1 complex diheme cytochrome c subunit, translating to MTDKSRGAGRPATLNRRRLRRRLSAALLLLVGLAVAGGLAATLTPTPQVAVADESSSALLRTGKQLFDTSCVSCHGVNLQGVPDRGPSLIGVGEAAVYFQVSTGRMPAMRGEAQAARKPPIFDESQIDALGAYVQANGGGPTVPRDNNGAIAQHSLLGSDVARGGDLFRLNCASCHNFTGKGGALSSGKYAPDLSEAEPAQIYTAMLTGPQNMPKFSDRQLSPEQKKDIVAYVRMATEAPDPGGYGLGGFGPSSEGMAMWIIGIVAVIGAALWIGARA from the coding sequence ATGACCGACAAGTCCCGCGGAGCCGGACGGCCGGCGACATTGAACCGCCGTCGGCTGCGCCGGCGTCTATCGGCAGCACTGCTGCTGCTGGTCGGACTGGCAGTCGCCGGTGGCCTGGCGGCCACCCTCACCCCCACACCCCAGGTCGCGGTCGCCGACGAGTCGTCGTCGGCGTTGCTGCGCACCGGCAAGCAGCTGTTCGACACCTCGTGTGTCAGCTGCCACGGCGTCAACCTGCAAGGCGTGCCGGACCGCGGGCCCAGCTTGATCGGCGTCGGTGAGGCGGCCGTCTACTTCCAGGTGTCGACCGGCCGGATGCCCGCGATGCGCGGTGAGGCTCAGGCGGCCCGCAAGCCACCGATCTTCGACGAGTCGCAGATCGACGCGCTTGGCGCCTACGTGCAGGCCAACGGCGGTGGCCCAACGGTTCCCCGCGATAACAACGGGGCCATCGCCCAGCATTCCCTGCTCGGCTCCGATGTGGCCCGCGGCGGCGACCTGTTCCGGCTCAACTGCGCGTCGTGCCACAACTTCACCGGCAAGGGCGGCGCGCTGTCATCGGGCAAGTACGCACCCGACCTCTCGGAGGCCGAGCCCGCGCAGATCTACACCGCGATGTTGACCGGTCCGCAGAACATGCCGAAGTTCTCCGACCGGCAGCTCTCCCCTGAACAGAAGAAGGACATCGTGGCCTATGTCCGGATGGCGACCGAGGCGCCTGACCCGGGCGGCTACGGCCTTGGCGGCTTCGGACCGTCGTCGGAGGGCATGGCGATGTGGATTATCGGCATCGTGGCCGTCATCGGCGCGGCGCTGTGGATCGGAGCGCGGGCATGA
- a CDS encoding glycosyltransferase family 4 protein: MSRVLLVTNDFPPRRGGIQSYLQELVDHVVAAGTHTLTVYAPKWKGADEFDRDAAYEITRHPGTLMLPAPSVAGRMRELIKRHDAETVWFGAAAPLALMAPLARDAGAGRVIASTHGHEVGWSMLPVARTALRRIGTGTDVVTYVSQYTRGRFASAFGAKAALEHLPPGVDTDRFAPDEVARAELRARYRLGERPVVVCLSRLVPRKGQDMLIRAMPAIRQRVPGAALVIVGGGPYLTSLRRLAHSFGVAEHVVFTEGVPGDELPAHHALADVFAMPCRTRGAGLDVEGLGIVFLEASSTGVPVVAGRSGGAPETVVDGETGVVVDGWDVGAIAASVSDLLADPDRAARMGEAGRRWVVDNWQWSGKAQRLAELL, encoded by the coding sequence ATGAGCCGGGTTCTGCTGGTTACCAATGACTTTCCGCCACGCCGCGGCGGCATCCAGTCGTACCTACAAGAACTGGTCGACCACGTGGTTGCGGCGGGGACGCACACGCTGACGGTCTATGCGCCCAAGTGGAAGGGTGCCGACGAGTTCGATCGTGACGCCGCCTACGAGATCACCCGCCACCCCGGCACGCTGATGCTGCCCGCGCCATCGGTGGCCGGCCGGATGCGCGAGCTGATCAAGCGGCACGACGCCGAGACCGTGTGGTTCGGTGCCGCCGCGCCGCTGGCGCTGATGGCGCCGTTGGCCCGCGACGCGGGTGCAGGCCGCGTCATCGCCAGCACCCACGGCCACGAGGTCGGCTGGTCGATGCTGCCGGTGGCCCGAACTGCGTTGCGGCGCATCGGAACTGGAACCGACGTGGTCACCTACGTCAGCCAGTACACCCGCGGCCGGTTTGCGTCGGCATTCGGTGCGAAGGCCGCGCTCGAGCACCTTCCGCCGGGCGTGGACACCGACCGGTTCGCGCCTGACGAGGTAGCTCGAGCGGAGCTGCGCGCCCGCTATCGACTGGGGGAGCGGCCGGTGGTGGTGTGTCTGTCACGACTGGTGCCTCGCAAGGGCCAGGACATGTTGATCCGGGCGATGCCCGCGATCCGCCAGCGCGTGCCGGGCGCCGCGCTCGTGATCGTCGGCGGCGGCCCGTACCTGACCTCGCTGCGGCGGCTGGCACACAGCTTCGGCGTGGCCGAGCACGTCGTGTTCACCGAGGGGGTGCCCGGCGACGAACTGCCTGCGCACCACGCGCTTGCCGACGTCTTTGCGATGCCATGCCGCACCCGCGGTGCTGGCCTGGACGTCGAGGGCCTCGGCATCGTCTTTCTGGAAGCATCGTCGACGGGTGTGCCGGTTGTCGCAGGCCGATCCGGCGGTGCACCCGAGACAGTCGTCGACGGCGAAACGGGAGTGGTGGTCGACGGCTGGGACGTCGGAGCGATCGCAGCGTCGGTCAGCGATCTGCTCGCCGACCCCGACCGCGCCGCGCGGATGGGCGAAGCGGGCCGGCGCTGGGTCGTCGACAACTGGCAGTGGAGTGGCAAGGCGCAGCGCCTTGCCGAGTTGCTTTAG